In one window of Polaromonas naphthalenivorans CJ2 DNA:
- a CDS encoding ferritin-like domain-containing protein, translating into MADEKSMNLDPITDAPGAHPVGTGVGAAMGGAAAGAAAGALGGPVGALAGAVIGAVAGGLGGKAVAESINPTAEEAYWRDNYQREPYYEIGRSYDDYAPAYRLGLQGRTGYEGHFDDVETRLAADWDRDRQNSTLTWQQARAASRAAWDRVAAQTGSYGGMQGTWANTISGANNMTADNDEVIDTLNDLLESCRDGEYGFNTSAEHTKTADLKTMLLRHAQECRTAGQELQALIRQLGGEPDEGGTVSGALHRGWVSVRGTLTGHSDLSMLEECERGEDVAVARYRKALKQDLPPAIRGVVERQAEGAQRNHDQVKAMRDALKAKS; encoded by the coding sequence ATGGCAGATGAAAAATCAATGAACCTTGACCCGATCACCGATGCGCCCGGTGCACATCCGGTCGGTACCGGTGTCGGTGCCGCCATGGGCGGCGCTGCAGCCGGTGCGGCCGCTGGCGCCTTGGGCGGACCGGTCGGTGCGCTGGCCGGAGCCGTGATTGGCGCCGTGGCCGGTGGCCTGGGCGGCAAGGCCGTCGCCGAATCCATCAACCCGACCGCCGAGGAAGCCTACTGGCGCGACAACTACCAGCGCGAGCCCTATTACGAAATCGGTCGCAGCTACGACGACTATGCGCCGGCCTACCGCCTCGGACTGCAGGGGCGCACAGGCTACGAAGGCCACTTTGACGATGTGGAGACCCGCCTTGCGGCCGATTGGGACCGCGACCGGCAAAACTCCACGCTCACCTGGCAGCAGGCCAGGGCGGCCAGCCGCGCCGCCTGGGACCGCGTGGCCGCGCAGACCGGCAGCTACGGCGGAATGCAGGGAACATGGGCCAACACCATCAGTGGAGCAAACAACATGACAGCAGACAACGACGAAGTCATCGACACCCTCAATGACTTGCTTGAATCCTGCCGTGACGGCGAATATGGTTTCAACACCTCGGCCGAACACACCAAGACGGCCGACCTGAAAACCATGCTGCTGCGCCATGCGCAGGAATGCCGCACGGCCGGCCAGGAGTTGCAGGCGCTCATCCGGCAACTGGGCGGCGAACCCGACGAGGGCGGCACCGTTTCGGGGGCGCTGCACCGTGGATGGGTTTCGGTGCGCGGCACGCTCACCGGCCACAGCGACCTGTCCATGCTCGAAGAATGCGAGCGCGGGGAAGACGTAGCCGTGGCCCGCTACCGCAAGGCCCTCAAGCAAGACCTGCCGCCGGCCATCCGCGGCGTGGTTGAACGCCAGGCTGAAGGTGCCCAACGCAACCATGACCAGGTCAAGGCGATGCGGGACGCGCTGAAAGCGAAGAGCTGA
- a CDS encoding Hsp20/alpha crystallin family protein, whose amino-acid sequence MSNLRLLDTEISDTFNTALRRFFNPMALEADTPALKMRVDVSEKDNAYEVKADIPGVKKEDINVRIDGNVVQIDAEVNREKESKDKGGKVLRSERYWGNISRTFSLAQDVDDTKVVAKYTDGVLTLELPKKASPESKKITVQ is encoded by the coding sequence ATGAGCAACCTGCGTTTACTTGACACTGAAATCAGCGACACCTTCAACACGGCCCTGCGCCGCTTCTTCAACCCCATGGCGCTGGAGGCCGACACTCCAGCGCTCAAGATGCGTGTCGATGTGTCGGAAAAAGACAATGCCTATGAAGTCAAGGCCGACATTCCTGGGGTCAAGAAGGAAGACATCAATGTGCGCATCGACGGCAATGTGGTGCAGATCGACGCCGAGGTGAACCGCGAAAAGGAATCCAAGGACAAGGGCGGCAAGGTGCTGCGCAGCGAGCGCTACTGGGGCAATATTTCGCGCACCTTCAGCCTGGCCCAGGATGTGGACGACACCAAGGTGGTCGCCAAATACACCGACGGCGTGCTGACGCTGGAACTGCCGAAAAAAGCATCGCCCGAATCGAAGAAAATCACGGTGCAATAA
- a CDS encoding BON domain-containing protein, translating to MKTDSQLKANVIDELAWDPAINATGIGVMVTDGVVTLTGHLNSFAEKEAVERAIQRVDGVRGIALELDVKLSAEHKRSDSEIAQAAATSLRLNSLVPYDKIKVLVENGWVTLSGEVDWSYQLVRAEQCIRPLAGVHGIYNRIAIKPRASGRNIGEQITAALTRQAMREARHISVEVEGGVVTLKGTVHSLAEREAAVGAAFSAQGVSRVVDKLKVGY from the coding sequence ATGAAAACCGACAGTCAACTCAAGGCCAACGTCATCGACGAACTGGCGTGGGATCCGGCCATCAACGCCACCGGCATCGGCGTCATGGTCACCGATGGCGTGGTGACGCTCACCGGCCACCTGAACAGTTTTGCCGAAAAGGAGGCGGTGGAGCGCGCCATCCAGCGGGTTGATGGCGTGCGCGGCATTGCACTGGAACTCGATGTCAAGCTCTCGGCCGAGCACAAGCGCAGCGATTCCGAGATTGCGCAAGCCGCAGCCACGTCCTTGCGGCTCAACAGCCTGGTGCCTTACGACAAGATCAAGGTCTTGGTCGAGAACGGCTGGGTCACACTGAGCGGCGAGGTGGACTGGAGCTACCAGCTGGTCCGCGCCGAGCAGTGCATCCGGCCGCTGGCAGGCGTGCATGGGATATACAACCGCATCGCCATCAAGCCCCGCGCCAGCGGCAGGAACATCGGCGAGCAGATCACCGCAGCCCTGACGCGCCAGGCCATGCGCGAAGCCAGGCATATCAGCGTCGAGGTCGAGGGCGGCGTGGTGACCCTCAAAGGCACGGTGCATTCGCTGGCGGAGCGCGAAGCGGCCGTTGGCGCTGCGTTCTCGGCGCAGGGAGTTTCGCGCGTCGTGGACAAGCTGAAGGTCGGTTACTGA
- a CDS encoding ABC transporter ATP-binding protein has translation MANPDAQPPGAPVLRIRSLCKTYGSGESAVHALRDISLDVRSGEFVVLLGASGSGKSTLLNILGGLDIPTSGEIEFFEHRLTHATDEELTVYRREHVGFVFQFYNLIPSLTVRENVALVTDIADNPMPVDEALALVALTQRRDHFPSQLSGGEQQRVAIARAIVKRPQLLLCDEPTGALDYATGKMVLEVIANINAGLGTTAIVITHNAAIAGMADRVIRLVDGRIASIETPARRLTPAELSW, from the coding sequence ATGGCCAATCCAGATGCGCAGCCGCCGGGCGCTCCGGTGCTGCGCATCCGCTCGCTGTGCAAGACTTATGGCAGCGGCGAGTCGGCGGTGCATGCGCTACGCGACATCAGCCTTGACGTGCGCAGCGGAGAATTCGTGGTATTGCTGGGCGCGTCGGGCAGCGGCAAGTCCACCCTGCTCAACATCCTGGGCGGCCTGGACATCCCCACCAGCGGCGAGATCGAGTTTTTCGAGCATCGCCTGACCCATGCGACGGACGAAGAACTGACCGTGTATCGCCGCGAGCATGTGGGCTTCGTGTTCCAGTTCTACAACCTCATTCCCAGCCTGACGGTGCGGGAAAACGTGGCCCTGGTCACCGACATCGCCGACAACCCGATGCCCGTGGACGAGGCGCTGGCGCTGGTCGCCCTGACGCAGCGGCGCGACCATTTCCCGTCCCAGTTGTCGGGCGGCGAGCAGCAGCGCGTGGCCATCGCGCGGGCCATCGTCAAACGCCCCCAACTGCTGCTGTGCGACGAGCCGACCGGCGCGCTGGACTATGCCACCGGCAAGATGGTGCTGGAAGTCATTGCCAACATCAATGCCGGACTGGGAACAACGGCCATCGTGATCACCCACAACGCGGCCATCGCCGGCATGGCGGACCGCGTGATTCGCCTGGTCGATGGGCGCATTGCCAGCATCGAGACGCCGGCCCGGCGGCTGACGCCGGCCGAGTTGTCGTGGTGA
- a CDS encoding DsbA family oxidoreductase — MTTLLKIDFVSDVSCPWCAIGLKSLDQALQRVAGDIQAELHFQPFELNPKMPPEGQEITEHITKKYGITPEQADANRENIRQRGEKVGFAFSRADQPGGGRSRIYNTFDAHRLLHWAGLEGADQQRALKEGLFKAYFTDGQSPASHEVLARVAGEAGLEPLRAGEILASHAYAKEVRERESFYLTQGIHSVPAVIINDRHLISGGQPAEVFEQALRQIAAG, encoded by the coding sequence ATGACAACGCTTCTCAAAATCGATTTTGTCTCCGACGTTTCCTGCCCGTGGTGCGCGATTGGCCTGAAATCGCTGGACCAGGCGCTGCAACGCGTGGCAGGCGACATCCAGGCCGAGCTGCATTTCCAGCCGTTCGAGCTGAATCCCAAGATGCCGCCCGAAGGCCAGGAGATCACCGAGCACATCACAAAAAAGTACGGCATCACGCCCGAGCAGGCCGATGCCAATCGCGAAAACATCCGGCAGCGCGGTGAAAAGGTGGGCTTTGCCTTCAGCCGGGCGGACCAGCCCGGCGGCGGGCGCAGCCGCATCTACAACACCTTCGATGCCCATCGCCTGTTGCATTGGGCCGGGCTTGAGGGAGCGGACCAGCAAAGGGCGCTGAAAGAGGGGCTGTTCAAGGCCTACTTCACCGATGGGCAGAGTCCGGCTTCGCACGAGGTGCTGGCGCGCGTCGCTGGCGAAGCGGGCCTGGAGCCGCTGCGGGCCGGCGAGATTCTGGCAAGCCATGCCTACGCCAAGGAAGTCCGCGAACGCGAGTCGTTCTACCTCACCCAAGGCATCCATTCGGTGCCGGCGGTCATCATCAATGACCGTCACCTGATTTCCGGCGGTCAGCCGGCCGAGGTCTTCGAGCAGGCCCTGCGCCAGATTGCGGCGGGCTGA
- the iscR gene encoding Fe-S cluster assembly transcriptional regulator IscR, translating into MRLTTKGRFAVTAMIDLGLRQNNGPVTLAAISQRQQISLSYLEQLFGKLRRHELVESTRGPGGGYTLGRKASEITVADIIVSVDEPIDATQCGGKENCLGDGSRCMTHDLWSSLNSRMVEFLDSVSLQKLVDDQLAKGVMVESTPQIKKAVFASPVVKQVRVNAPNSVFALGNAFSKS; encoded by the coding sequence ATGCGTCTCACGACCAAAGGCCGTTTTGCGGTCACCGCGATGATTGATCTAGGACTGCGCCAGAACAATGGTCCGGTCACGCTGGCCGCTATCAGCCAGCGCCAGCAAATTTCGCTGTCCTACCTGGAGCAGTTGTTTGGCAAGCTGCGCCGCCATGAACTGGTCGAGTCCACCCGTGGACCCGGCGGTGGTTACACCCTGGGCCGCAAGGCCTCCGAGATCACCGTTGCCGACATTATCGTTTCGGTGGACGAGCCGATTGATGCCACGCAGTGCGGCGGCAAGGAAAACTGCCTGGGCGATGGCAGCCGCTGCATGACACATGACCTCTGGTCTTCGCTGAATAGCCGCATGGTCGAGTTTCTGGATTCCGTGAGCCTGCAAAAACTGGTTGATGACCAACTGGCCAAAGGCGTGATGGTTGAAAGTACGCCGCAAATAAAGAAGGCCGTTTTTGCTTCGCCAGTCGTCAAACAAGTGCGTGTTAATGCCCCCAATTCCGTCTTCGCCCTCGGCAACGCATTTTCCAAATCCTGA
- a CDS encoding MBL fold metallo-hydrolase RNA specificity domain-containing protein — MQLQFLGATDTVTGSKYLLRQGSSSLLVDCGLFQGYKQLRLRNWSPLPVEPARIDAVILTHAHIDHSGYLPLLARQGFSGKVYCSPATFDLCSILLPDCGYLLEEEAEYLNRHKKSKHSPALPLYTQGDAQRCLKLFEPVAYRTGWQPAEGLRATLTPSGHMPGSSFVRLDNGTRSILFSGDIGRPNDLVLAAPSPMEGADYLVVESTYGDRLHKNTDVLLELANVINRTAARGGVVVIPAFAVGRAQSLLYCIHLLKSQGVIHDLPVYLNSPMAANATHVYERHRAELRLTAAQCRAMAHSAQIVHTPEESRLLNARRGPMVIISASGMATGGRVLHHIKAFAPDKRNTLLFAGYQAGGTRGATIAGGASTVRIFGEEVPIRAEVAMLSSLSAHADGAEIIEWLRNFKSAPRQTFITHGEPAAADAMRQRIERELHWNCHMPYYLESVMLD; from the coding sequence ATGCAACTCCAGTTCCTTGGTGCAACAGACACCGTCACCGGGTCCAAATACCTTCTGCGGCAGGGCAGTTCCAGCTTGCTGGTGGACTGCGGGCTGTTCCAGGGCTACAAGCAGTTGCGCCTGCGGAACTGGTCGCCGCTGCCCGTTGAGCCGGCGCGCATCGATGCGGTCATCCTCACCCACGCGCACATTGACCACAGCGGGTATCTGCCCTTGCTTGCCCGACAAGGCTTCAGCGGAAAGGTGTATTGCAGCCCGGCAACCTTCGATCTGTGCAGCATCCTGCTGCCCGATTGCGGCTACCTGCTCGAAGAAGAAGCCGAGTACCTGAACCGGCACAAGAAATCCAAACATTCCCCGGCCTTGCCGCTCTACACCCAGGGTGACGCCCAGCGCTGCCTGAAGCTGTTCGAGCCCGTCGCCTACCGCACCGGGTGGCAGCCCGCCGAAGGCTTGAGAGCCACGCTCACGCCTTCGGGCCACATGCCGGGCTCGTCCTTCGTCCGGCTGGACAATGGCACGCGCTCCATTTTGTTTTCGGGCGACATCGGCCGGCCGAACGATCTGGTGCTGGCCGCGCCCTCGCCCATGGAGGGCGCCGACTACCTGGTGGTCGAGTCCACCTACGGCGACCGGCTGCACAAAAACACCGACGTGCTGCTGGAGCTGGCCAATGTGATCAACCGCACGGCGGCGCGCGGCGGCGTGGTGGTGATTCCTGCGTTTGCCGTCGGGCGTGCGCAAAGCCTGCTGTACTGCATCCACCTGCTCAAGTCGCAGGGCGTCATCCACGACCTGCCGGTTTACCTCAACAGCCCGATGGCCGCCAATGCCACCCATGTGTACGAGCGCCACCGCGCCGAGTTGCGGCTGACCGCAGCGCAATGCCGGGCCATGGCGCACAGCGCGCAGATCGTGCATACGCCCGAAGAGTCGCGCCTGCTCAATGCGCGTCGCGGGCCGATGGTCATCATTTCCGCCAGCGGCATGGCCACCGGCGGGCGGGTGCTCCACCACATCAAGGCGTTTGCGCCGGACAAGCGCAACACCCTCCTGTTCGCGGGCTATCAGGCCGGCGGCACGCGCGGCGCAACCATTGCCGGCGGCGCATCGACGGTGCGCATCTTCGGCGAGGAAGTACCGATCCGCGCCGAGGTCGCCATGCTGTCCAGCCTGTCGGCCCACGCCGACGGCGCGGAAATCATTGAATGGCTGAGAAACTTCAAGTCAGCGCCGCGCCAGACCTTCATCACGCATGGCGAGCCGGCTGCTGCCGACGCGATGCGCCAGCGCATCGAGCGCGAACTGCACTGGAATTGCCACATGCCTTATTACCTGGAATCGGTCATGCTGGACTGA
- a CDS encoding IscS subfamily cysteine desulfurase, protein METPHFPIYMDYSATNPCDPRVVDAMIPWLREHFGNPASRSHAWGWEAEAAVEKAREQVAALIGADPREIVWTSGATESNNLALKGAAHFYKSKGKHLITVKTEHKAVLDTCRELERQGFEVTYLDVQTDGLLDLEVLKAAIRPDTILVSVMFVNNEIGVIQDIPAIGALCREKGIIFHTDAAQATGRVDIDLQTLPVDLMSLTSHKTYGPKGIGALYVRRKPRVRLEAQMHGGGHERGMRSGTLPTHQIVGMGEAYRIAKAEMHEENKRIRALHERMLNGLKDVEEVFLNGDAEKRVPHNLNMSFNFVEGESLIMGIKGLAVSSGSACTSASLEPSYVLRALGRSDELAHSSLRMTIGRWTTEEEIDYAVATIKENVAKLRDLSPLWEMFKDGVDLSTIQWAAH, encoded by the coding sequence ATGGAAACCCCACACTTCCCGATTTACATGGACTACAGCGCTACCAATCCTTGCGACCCGCGGGTGGTGGACGCGATGATTCCGTGGTTGCGCGAGCATTTCGGCAATCCCGCATCCCGTAGCCATGCCTGGGGCTGGGAAGCCGAAGCTGCGGTTGAAAAAGCGCGTGAGCAGGTGGCCGCGTTGATTGGCGCCGACCCGCGCGAAATTGTCTGGACCAGCGGCGCCACCGAGTCGAACAACCTCGCACTCAAGGGTGCAGCCCATTTCTACAAGTCCAAAGGCAAGCACCTCATCACCGTCAAGACCGAGCACAAAGCGGTGCTCGATACCTGCCGGGAGCTGGAGCGTCAGGGTTTCGAAGTCACTTACCTGGATGTGCAAACCGATGGTTTGCTGGATCTGGAAGTGCTCAAGGCGGCGATTCGGCCTGACACGATTCTGGTCAGCGTCATGTTCGTCAACAATGAAATCGGCGTGATTCAGGACATTCCTGCCATTGGCGCCCTGTGCCGCGAAAAGGGCATCATTTTTCATACCGATGCCGCGCAGGCAACCGGACGGGTCGATATCGACCTGCAGACGCTGCCGGTCGATTTGATGAGCCTGACCTCGCACAAAACCTACGGCCCCAAAGGCATTGGGGCTTTGTATGTGCGCCGCAAACCGCGCGTTCGGCTCGAAGCGCAAATGCACGGCGGTGGTCATGAGCGCGGCATGCGTTCAGGCACGCTGCCGACGCACCAGATCGTCGGCATGGGCGAGGCTTACCGCATTGCCAAAGCCGAGATGCATGAAGAAAACAAGCGCATCCGCGCTTTGCATGAGCGCATGCTGAACGGCCTGAAGGACGTCGAGGAAGTCTTCCTCAATGGCGATGCCGAAAAACGCGTGCCGCACAACCTGAACATGAGCTTCAATTTCGTTGAAGGCGAATCCCTGATCATGGGTATCAAGGGCCTTGCCGTGTCGAGTGGTTCGGCCTGCACGTCGGCCAGCCTGGAGCCCAGCTATGTGTTGCGCGCCCTGGGTCGCAGCGATGAACTGGCCCATAGCAGCCTGCGCATGACGATAGGCCGCTGGACGACCGAGGAAGAAATCGACTATGCCGTTGCCACCATCAAGGAAAATGTGGCCAAGCTGCGCGATCTTTCCCCATTGTGGGAAATGTTCAAGGATGGTGTTGACCTGTCCACCATCCAGTGGGCGGCGCATTAA
- a CDS encoding universal stress protein, with protein MPSFHQILVPVDGSPPSEKALDEAIRLARLNGARLTLLHVVDEMGYVNGFESAVNYLNDIIPLMRVAGEKLLAHDRQKALDQGVQADSVLIDEGPGRICEHVAEQAALAKADLIVVGSHGRRGIGRLLLGSDAEQIVRHAPVPVLVVRAPAEAKP; from the coding sequence ATGCCCAGCTTTCACCAGATTCTTGTGCCGGTTGACGGCAGTCCCCCTTCGGAAAAGGCGCTGGATGAAGCCATCCGGCTGGCCCGGCTGAACGGCGCGCGCCTGACGCTGCTTCATGTCGTCGATGAAATGGGCTACGTCAACGGCTTCGAGTCGGCCGTGAACTACCTCAACGACATCATTCCACTCATGCGCGTGGCAGGCGAAAAACTGCTGGCGCACGACCGGCAAAAGGCGCTTGACCAGGGCGTGCAGGCGGACAGCGTGCTGATTGACGAGGGACCGGGCCGCATTTGCGAGCATGTGGCCGAACAGGCGGCGCTCGCCAAGGCTGACCTGATCGTCGTCGGCTCCCATGGCCGGCGCGGCATCGGGCGCCTGCTGCTGGGCAGTGATGCCGAGCAGATTGTGCGGCACGCGCCGGTGCCCGTGCTGGTGGTCCGGGCGCCTGCTGAAGCGAAGCCGTAG
- a CDS encoding FtsX-like permease family protein, which yields MKALDRKVLRDLKLLWSQALTIALVVASGIGGFVASLSAVDSLALARDQFYERGRFADVFTTVKRAPDSLAQRLREVPGVTEAEATVETTARITLTNSPDPVVGQLIGLDSHQPQRLNRVTLRAGRLPGTGTYAGGELESLVSEGFAAAHGLKAGAQVSALINGKRRVLRITGIALSPEYIFAGLWGMPDLRAFGVFWLDKEALAAALNMAGAFNHVALKLSPHASQPAVIDAVDRLLASSGGLPARGRVDQVSHAMLDNEIREQRVLGTLLPSIFLAVAAFLLHVVAARLVSTQREQIAALKALGYANRSIALHYLKLVTPMVGGGYLLGLLLGDWLGGQLTALYADFFRFPSFVHRIAPSLVVTSLAIVTLTALLGTLTAIAATVRLAPAEAMRPLAPGRYRRSLLERVPRLRVSPALRMILRNIERRPLRSALTTGGIAAAVAIVIMGNFFRDAIEVIVDANFNLAMRGDIAVWTTDPVDASAARALARIPGVLQVEPGRSVAVRFVHGPRSESGVIQGYASPPELRRIIDVDLKQARPGPDGLLMTDRLADKLGLRVGETVTVEVREGRRPVRQVVVERTVRDMMGLNAFMDRQALNRLLGDGDVASLFSIAVERGAAPQVLQATQAMPRVAGAFSKATMLRNMQEVSARNILIMSTILTAFAGVIAVGVVYNNARIALAERSWELASLRVLGFTRAEVSMLLLGELALGIAVALPVGMFLGWALTHTLVGLMRSDQFLFPVVIRPRTYAWAALCVVGAGLASALVVRRRIDRLDMVASLKTRE from the coding sequence ATGAAGGCCCTGGACCGCAAGGTGCTGCGGGACTTGAAGCTGCTCTGGAGCCAGGCCCTGACAATCGCCCTGGTGGTGGCCAGCGGCATTGGCGGCTTCGTGGCCAGTTTGTCGGCAGTGGATTCGCTGGCGCTGGCACGCGACCAGTTCTATGAACGGGGGCGTTTTGCCGATGTGTTCACCACGGTCAAGCGCGCGCCCGACAGCCTGGCGCAGCGGCTGCGCGAAGTGCCGGGCGTCACCGAGGCCGAAGCGACCGTCGAGACGACGGCGCGCATCACGCTGACGAACAGCCCCGACCCCGTGGTGGGCCAGCTCATTGGCCTGGACAGCCACCAGCCGCAACGGCTGAACCGGGTCACGCTGCGTGCGGGCCGGCTGCCCGGAACGGGCACATATGCGGGCGGCGAACTGGAGTCGCTGGTGTCCGAAGGCTTTGCCGCAGCGCATGGGCTCAAGGCCGGCGCGCAGGTGTCAGCACTCATCAACGGCAAGCGCCGGGTGCTTCGCATCACCGGCATTGCGCTGTCGCCCGAGTACATTTTTGCCGGCCTGTGGGGCATGCCGGACCTGCGCGCCTTTGGCGTCTTCTGGCTCGACAAGGAGGCGCTGGCCGCCGCGCTGAACATGGCCGGCGCCTTCAACCATGTGGCGCTCAAGCTGTCGCCGCACGCGTCGCAGCCGGCCGTGATCGACGCGGTGGACCGGCTGCTGGCCTCCAGCGGCGGCCTGCCGGCCCGGGGCCGGGTGGACCAGGTGTCGCACGCCATGCTGGACAACGAAATCCGCGAGCAGCGCGTGCTGGGAACGCTGCTGCCGTCCATCTTCCTGGCGGTGGCGGCCTTTTTGCTGCATGTGGTGGCCGCACGCCTGGTGTCCACCCAGCGCGAGCAGATTGCCGCGCTGAAAGCGCTGGGCTACGCCAACCGCAGCATCGCCCTGCACTACCTCAAGCTGGTCACGCCCATGGTCGGGGGCGGCTACCTGCTGGGCCTGCTGCTGGGCGACTGGCTGGGCGGGCAACTCACGGCGCTGTATGCCGATTTTTTCCGCTTTCCCAGCTTCGTCCACCGGATTGCACCCTCGCTGGTCGTGACCAGCCTGGCCATCGTCACGCTGACCGCCCTGCTGGGAACCCTGACGGCCATCGCCGCCACGGTCCGGCTGGCGCCGGCCGAAGCCATGCGCCCGCTGGCGCCTGGCCGCTACCGCCGCTCGCTGCTCGAACGCGTGCCGCGCCTGCGCGTCAGCCCGGCCCTGCGCATGATCCTGCGCAACATCGAGCGGCGCCCGCTGCGTTCGGCGCTGACCACCGGCGGCATCGCAGCAGCGGTGGCCATCGTCATCATGGGGAACTTTTTCCGCGACGCCATCGAGGTCATCGTCGATGCCAATTTCAACCTGGCGATGCGCGGCGACATCGCCGTCTGGACCACCGACCCGGTCGATGCCTCGGCCGCCAGGGCGCTGGCGCGCATTCCGGGCGTGCTGCAGGTCGAGCCGGGCCGCAGCGTGGCGGTTCGTTTTGTGCACGGCCCGCGCAGCGAGAGCGGCGTCATCCAGGGTTATGCGTCGCCGCCGGAGCTGCGCCGCATCATCGACGTGGACCTGAAACAGGCCCGCCCCGGCCCGGACGGCCTCCTGATGACCGACCGGCTGGCCGACAAGCTCGGCCTGCGCGTCGGCGAGACGGTGACGGTCGAGGTGCGCGAAGGCCGGCGCCCGGTGCGCCAGGTGGTTGTCGAGCGCACCGTGCGCGACATGATGGGCCTGAACGCCTTCATGGACCGGCAGGCGCTGAACCGCCTGCTGGGCGACGGCGATGTCGCCTCGCTGTTCAGCATCGCCGTCGAGCGGGGCGCGGCGCCGCAGGTGCTGCAGGCCACGCAGGCCATGCCGCGCGTGGCCGGGGCGTTCAGCAAGGCGACCATGCTGCGCAACATGCAGGAAGTCTCGGCGCGCAACATCCTGATCATGAGCACCATCCTGACCGCCTTCGCCGGCGTGATTGCGGTCGGCGTGGTCTACAACAATGCCCGCATCGCGCTGGCCGAGCGCAGCTGGGAGCTGGCCAGCCTGCGGGTGCTGGGCTTCACCCGCGCCGAGGTGTCGATGCTGCTGCTCGGCGAGCTGGCGCTGGGCATCGCGGTGGCCCTTCCCGTGGGAATGTTCCTGGGCTGGGCGCTGACGCACACGCTGGTCGGGCTGATGCGCTCGGACCAGTTTTTGTTTCCGGTGGTCATTCGCCCGCGCACCTACGCCTGGGCGGCGCTGTGCGTGGTCGGCGCCGGCCTGGCCAGCGCGCTGGTGGTGCGCCGTCGCATCGACCGGCTGGACATGGTGGCTTCGCTCAAGACAAGGGAATAA
- a CDS encoding zinc-dependent alcohol dehydrogenase family protein: MPTSMFAMSTDPLGRELLGGFKPVPQPGDHDVVLRVLACGVCRTDLHIIDGELPPRLASVVPGHEVVGQIVARGALASRFAVGQRVGIPWLGGTCGACAFCAMQRENLCDFPVFTGYDRDGGFAEYAAADERFCFALPFRYDDCHAAPLLCAGLIGFRAWRLAGESAPRRLGLYGFGAAAHIICQIAVSQKQEVYAFTQPGDAAGQQFARSLGAAWAGGSDQAPPLLLDAALIFAPVGALVPAALAATRKGGTVVCAGIHMSPIPTFEYRLLWGERVLKSVANLTREDGDAFFSLLEDCRVQTHVQAFALQDANAAVQALRDGTLNGAAVLVP, translated from the coding sequence TTGCCAACCTCCATGTTTGCGATGAGTACCGACCCTTTGGGCCGCGAGTTGCTGGGCGGGTTCAAGCCTGTGCCGCAGCCCGGCGACCACGACGTGGTGCTGCGGGTGCTGGCCTGCGGCGTGTGCCGCACCGACCTGCACATCATCGACGGCGAGCTGCCGCCGCGCCTGGCCAGCGTGGTGCCGGGGCACGAGGTGGTCGGGCAGATCGTGGCCCGGGGCGCGCTGGCCAGCCGTTTTGCCGTCGGCCAGCGGGTCGGCATTCCCTGGCTGGGCGGCACCTGCGGCGCTTGTGCCTTCTGCGCGATGCAGCGCGAAAACCTTTGCGATTTCCCGGTGTTCACGGGTTATGACCGAGACGGCGGATTTGCCGAATACGCCGCCGCCGATGAACGCTTTTGCTTCGCCCTGCCCTTTCGCTATGACGACTGCCACGCGGCGCCGCTGCTGTGCGCCGGCCTCATCGGCTTTCGCGCCTGGCGCCTGGCCGGCGAATCCGCGCCGCGCCGCCTGGGCCTGTACGGGTTCGGCGCCGCAGCGCACATTATTTGCCAGATCGCCGTCAGCCAGAAGCAGGAGGTGTATGCCTTCACCCAGCCAGGCGATGCGGCCGGGCAGCAGTTTGCCCGCAGCCTGGGCGCGGCCTGGGCCGGCGGCTCGGACCAGGCGCCACCCCTGCTGCTCGATGCCGCGCTGATTTTCGCGCCGGTGGGCGCCCTGGTTCCGGCGGCCCTGGCGGCCACCCGCAAGGGCGGCACGGTGGTCTGCGCAGGCATCCACATGAGCCCCATCCCGACCTTTGAATACCGGCTGCTCTGGGGCGAGCGTGTCCTGAAGTCGGTCGCCAACCTCACGCGCGAGGATGGCGATGCGTTTTTCAGCCTGCTTGAGGACTGCCGGGTGCAAACCCATGTGCAGGCCTTTGCGCTGCAGGACGCCAACGCAGCCGTTCAGGCCTTGCGCGACGGCACGCTCAACGGGGCGGCGGTGCTGGTTCCCTGA